Below is a window of Planococcus sp. MSAK28401 DNA.
TTTTATCAAAGAAGTTAGAGTTTTTTAATCTAAGTAAGAACTTGCCACTCAAATCCTCTTCATTCACATCAACACCTATTTTATATGTTTGATTTGCCATGCCCATGACAGTCTTGTTATAAATTACTTCCCATGTGCCATCCGTTTTTTCTGCAAGAACCATGTATGGAATGTAAGCTTCTCTATCCTTCCAACGGCTAAACTCATAATCAGAATAGTTTACTTCAATATCTAATTTCCCTTTAGTAGCTTTGGATTCGATAACAAAGTTATCATAAGAATCATGCTCATCTGACCAGGTTGAGTTTATCAGTTCTCCATTTTTCACTGTTGCATATTCAACAGCATTGAATTTGTGTGAATAATAATCGTTTGGTTCATGAGGATTCTCTTCTACAGGATTCGCTCTGAATTCTATGTCCACTGCGTAGGATGTGTCGCTACCGTCTCTATAAGTATTATAGTAATAGACGTTTCCATCGTATTTTCCATACTTTTTAGTATAATCAGGCTCCCACATAAGAGTATCTGTTTTTTCATCCAGGATATATAGAACGCCTTGCCCTACATCAGAGACACTTCCCCACTGCATGTATCCTCTTTCTTCCGGAATGATTACTTTCCACCAGTCATTGCTTGTCGCTGTTTCACTGTTACCTACCAAAGTTTTCACGCGTTTATTCTCTATACGATCTGCATATGATGGCTGTAAAATGATTTCTTTTGCGTCTTTCCAATTGTCATTTGGCTCTTCTTCACAAGCATAGCGAGGCGTTTCATCTTCATAGAAGAATTGCCCATTCTTACAGAAGTAGTCCCAGTCATTTTCGTTTGCGTTGGATTGAATCGGAGCAACAACTCCACTTGCAGCTAGCGTTAAAGTAAGCACACCTGATTTAATCGATTTTTTCATGATAGCTTCCCCCTTTTGATTATAGATAATATAACGTTATCTACTTATATTATAACAATAAAAGTGTGCCTAAGTATACATATTTTACGTTTTTTCACATATAATACTGACTATTTGCGTAGAAAAGAAGCGGATCGTACGGTACACCGTCAATTCGGATTTCAAAATGCAAGTGAGGGCCTGTGGAATTTCCGGTATTTCCGACTGTTCCAATGACGTTCCCTGGATTCACTTGCTCTCCTGCTGCTGACTGTATTCTATGTAAGTGAGCATAGCGAGTTTCAATTCCATCGCTGTGCGTTACAACGACTACATTTCCGTATCCTTTGATGAATCCAGCGAACTTAACTTTCCCTGCCATAGCGGGCGTAACAGGTGTATCTAAAACTCCGCCATCAGCAATGTCAATGCCGGCATGAAGCTTGTATTCACCCGTATATGGGTTTGTTCTCATTCCGAATAAGGATGTGACACGTTGAGTATATGGAACTGGCCACGAAAAGCCTTGCGCGTTCGGTACGCCTGACGGTACATCCCCCATATTTGGACCTTGCATTACATCGCCGTTGGGCTTGTAGGAATAGCTTGCAACCTGTATAAATGATTTTTCGGCATTATTTGCGTAGTACGAATTCTGTTTTGTCTTGATGAATGCTAATAAGGTTGGAGAATCAATGTCCTCTGAAAAATCGGCAGCTGCGGCAGAAAATTCTTGAGGGAATTGTTCAACTGTATCTTCATCGAAAAAATGCATTTCTACTATTTCATAATCAGTTGAGGATAAACGGGAGTTTTTCTCGAAGCTATTACGAAAAGTCGTCATTGCTTTTGACT
It encodes the following:
- a CDS encoding peptidoglycan DD-metalloendopeptidase family protein; the protein is MEVVLRMVFIVFIAVSGMVMNHDLQTKAQTLHYLKEDLEIAAHDAALEIVEDELASGKIIFDQSKAMTTFRNSFEKNSRLSSTDYEIVEMHFFDEDTVEQFPQEFSAAAADFSEDIDSPTLLAFIKTKQNSYYANNAEKSFIQVASYSYKPNGDVMQGPNMGDVPSGVPNAQGFSWPVPYTQRVTSLFGMRTNPYTGEYKLHAGIDIADGGVLDTPVTPAMAGKVKFAGFIKGYGNVVVVTHSDGIETRYAHLHRIQSAAGEQVNPGNVIGTVGNTGNSTGPHLHFEIRIDGVPYDPLLFYANSQYYM